One region of Baekduia soli genomic DNA includes:
- a CDS encoding response regulator transcription factor has protein sequence MRIMIVDDHEIVREGVRAALSCDPRIEVVAEAGSGKEALRRVRQTLPDIALVDLRLPDMRGEDLTRELVRDFPGTSVIILTTYLSEETVRGALEAGAVAYVTKAAGLPELTAAIERVMDGEPVPDAAAGLQIVRQLHALVTSRMTGATPTPQQERVLELAAQGFTNQEIGSRLFISESTVRFHVQKLKSKFEARTKTELIAKAIRTGFIAPASEAGMASHEA, from the coding sequence ATGCGGATCATGATCGTGGACGATCACGAGATCGTGCGCGAAGGGGTCAGGGCCGCATTGTCGTGCGACCCGCGAATCGAAGTGGTGGCCGAGGCGGGCTCGGGCAAGGAGGCGCTGCGCCGCGTCCGCCAGACGCTGCCGGACATCGCCCTCGTCGACCTGCGCCTGCCCGACATGCGCGGCGAGGATCTCACGCGTGAGCTGGTCCGGGACTTCCCCGGCACTTCGGTGATCATCCTCACGACGTACCTGAGCGAGGAGACCGTCCGCGGTGCCCTCGAGGCCGGGGCCGTGGCCTACGTCACCAAGGCGGCCGGCCTGCCCGAGCTGACCGCGGCCATCGAGCGCGTGATGGACGGCGAGCCGGTGCCCGACGCCGCCGCCGGCCTGCAGATCGTGCGCCAGCTCCACGCGCTGGTCACGAGCCGTATGACCGGGGCGACGCCCACGCCGCAGCAGGAGCGCGTGCTCGAGCTCGCGGCCCAGGGCTTCACGAACCAGGAGATCGGCAGCCGCCTGTTCATCTCCGAGTCCACGGTCCGGTTCCACGTACAGAAGCTCAAGTCGAAGTTCGAGGCGCGCACGAAGACCGAGCTGATCGCCAAGGCGATCCGCACCGGCTTCATCGCCCCGGCCAGCGAGGCCGGGATGGCATCGCACGAGGCATGA